The DNA region GACCTCAGCCAATCCTGTAGGGAGCTCTGAACCTGGGACGACCCTCCAGAATTGTCTCTCGTTGGGAGGTAACCAACCGTTGGATGCAAACCACTACAGGAAGGGAGCATGGCACGGGTAGCTCCCTTTATGCAAGGCAATTATCAAAGAGACTGATGaacgacatgttatcaggagggaccagtccctagagaaggacttcatgcttggtaaattcgagggtcagcaaaaaagaggaagaccctcgataagacggatagacacagtggctgccatgatgggctcaagaataacaatgattgtatgatgcaggaccgggtagtgatTCGTTccgttttacatagggtcgctgtgagtcagaactgactcgactgctcctaacaacaacaacaacaggagcacAAACTCAGAAACTACTATGTGATTGGCTCCCTTCTTTGGATAATTTGGTAGGTTCACTCTCATGTTAcctaaaggaagaaaatgaagaaaattcaaattaataaTACTATATTAATACTGTCTATAAAAAGTAACTAAATTATGAAAGTCAAATATCACCTGAACATTTCACAAAAATCAAATAACATCGTTTTGGCACTAGTGCTGTAGTTACATAAGAGTTGTCCTGCGGCCTTGCTAACACAAGGAACAGTGAGTGGTCTAATGAACTGGTAGCCATGGTTCACTTGCTAGAAAACCACAGATGAATGGCATTTGATATTAAATTTCTATATCAGTATGATCCATGTTAACCATCTTCTTCCTGAAGGAGTAATAACCAATCACATATACTAGACAGACACAGAAGACTATTCTCAGGACAAGAagatttgtctgtttttgtaaCTTCAGCCAGAAATTGTCTTTCTCTATTTTTACACTTCTCAAAATATTATTCATTCTTTAATGTCCAGTCAAACCTTCCTCATGACATGCCTATAAATCTACATTCACTTACTTAGAGTTGGGCACATGTCTTTTCCTCCAAATGATTATAAGCTGCTCGAGATTATAAATCATCATGCCCTTAAATTTTTATCCCTATAGTTTGCCCACACAATGTCTTGAAAACATTAGAGGATCATACAGTGAttgctgaatggatgaatgatTGTGCTGAAGTAGTTCCTGTATATAATTCATTCTattcaacaaataaatttttttttttattcaacaaatatttataagacACCtactaacccaaaaacccactgccgtcgagtcgattccaactcatagcgaccctataggacagagtagaactgccccatagagtttccaaggagcgcctggtggtacatagacacctactatgtaccagaaaCTAGTCTAAGTACTGGGGTCATGGCCAAGAAGAAAATTGGCATAAATTCCTATCTTCATGGATTTACATTTTGGCAGAGACAGACAAttagaaaataaactaaaaaagaagATACATAGTATGTCACATGATGATTCTAGCATATATAGTGAAACTTCTAGAGTTATAAATGATTCTgattttagagattgtgaaacacTGCAAATCACTGGAGAGTtttcacatggaaaaaaaaaaagatcccaaaTCTACAAAATTATGTAACTTTTGGCAAAGTTTATACAGCTTAGCTGTgatgaatttattttattaaaacctTAAGAATGCTTTATTGCCAAAAATCAAGACTAGGTTTTCCATGTGTTATAATAGCATGACAAATTTATCttgctgtatttattttattcttaattaGAGGCAATAAATGTTATTTCATTACTTTCTGTGTGATCTTCCTAGTTAGAGATTTTGTAGctcaagagaaaaatattttgtgcTTTATCTGACTTCATGCactgtattattttattatttattattcatcatggtgtgtgtgtgtctttgtatcCCTTTACTTATACCTACATAGAGATCATGTTAATGACTGTATTCATTTTTACTGCTTTAAGAATAATAATTACTGCCTTTAAGAAGGTGTAAAGAGGATGTGTGTGGCTGTAGGGGGTTATATTTTTCTGGGTTTTTCATGTGCTTTGCCGGTCTACTGAGATAATTATACATGACAGACAATTTATCTATTTACCAACGGATAATTCATCTATTATCTATTTATcaactttcaggctctctctgcaACATAGAAGTTAGTTACTTTAGTAAAAATTCATAATTAATACAGCTGATTGAAACTATACCAGGAGTAATAATAGCCAAGAAACATGACTGAGTATGCAAAGTAATAGGAACTGGTTTTgtttatgaaaggaaaaaaagacagaagatttATCCTAAGACAAAGTGTCTGGTTATAACAGAATATGGGAGTGGatagtaaaagagaaaaatgaatggataTAGAAAGCTGTAGAAGGTTTTCAGGAAGAAAATTCTGTTTGTCTTGGCTTAGAGTCCCTGttatacatagggccactatgagtcagaaccgattcaatggcaccAAGCAATAACAGtggtcctggatggtgcaaatactTAATGCACTTGGATGataaacaaaaggttgacagtttgagttcacccagagatgcaccataggaaaaacctggcaatctaccacAGAAATATTAGTCATTGAAAATCGTATACAGTTCTCTTGTGATACAtatgtggttgctatgaattagaattgactcagcagtaaATGCTtttggtttatgttgttgttaggtgccgttgagtctgttccgactcatagcaaccctatgcacaacaaaacgaaacattgccctgccctgagccatccttacaatcgttcttatgcttgaactcattggtgcagccactgtgtcaatccacctcgttgaagctcttcctcttttccgctgacccagtactctgccaagcatgatgtccttctccagggactgatacatgtccaaagtacataagacgcagtctcaccatccttgcttctaaggagcattcttgttgtacttctaaaacaggtttgtttgttcttttggcagtccatggtatattcaatattctttgccaatgccacaattcaaaggtgtcaattcttcttcagtcttcctcattcattgtccagctttcacatgcataggatgcaattgaaaatactatggcttgggtcaggcacaccttagtcttcaaagtgacatctttgctcttcaacactttaaagaggccctttgcagcagatttacctaatgcaatgcgtcttttgattccttgtctgctgcttccatggctgttgattatggatccaagtaaaatgaaatcctcgacaacttcaatcttttctccatttatcatgatgttgctcattggtccagttgtgaagatttttgttttctttaccttgaggtgcgatccatactgaaggctgtggtccttgattttcattagtaagtgcttcaagtcctcttcactttcagcaagcaaggttgtgtcatctgcataacgcgggttactaatgagtcttcctccaatcctgatgccctgttctttttcatatagtccagcttcttgtattattttctcagcatacagattgaataggtatggtgaaagaatacaatcctgatgcacacctttcctgactttaaaccaatcagtatccccttgttctggctgaAGAACTGCcttttcatctatgtaaaggttcctcatgagcacagttgagtgttctggaattcccaatagcTTCAAATAATGAATTTGGAAAGAAGCACTGAAGTGTGTTAAAATTTTGGCAAAGTTTACACAGCTTTAGCTGTgatgaatttattttattaaaacctTAAGAATGCTTACTGCCAAAAATCATCTTAAATCAAGACTTGGTTTTCTATCTGTTATAATAACATGACAAATTTATCTTagtgtatttattttgttcttaattAGAGGCAATAAATGTTATTCTTTACTTTCTGTGTGATCTTCCTAGTTAGAGATTTTGTAGCTCACAAGAATAATATTTTGTGCTTTATCTGACTTCATgcactttattattttaataaaatactgaATTACCGATGAAAGAGATAAAATTCCTTCTGCTAAGTTTAAGGTATTGAATTGTCACTCAGTTAGTAGGTAGCTATGCTACAACCATTCTTGCTCTCAGATACCTATAATACTTTTACTCTTGTCTTATACAAGTGACCAGTCATTCCTGAAAAATCTCTTGATTTGCCTTCCCAACATTAGACCCTaagttcagaaaaataataaaatgggtaAGGAGACCAGAGAGATTTAGGAGACCATAGTGAATGCAGAGGAGCTGCTTAGTAGAGATAAACAGAACATTCTATCGAAAGTATGTCCTGCAGGGAAATTATCAGAGAGTTCAACACTTGCTTTTACCTACTGAGCCCCTCAGTCATTTAGCCCagcaaatacattttctttaagtTAGCAACTGAATGTTTTCTAACTTGTGTTTCTCTTTACCCACAATGAAGCAAAGAGAAACAAGATATGATTTATGCACTTGCCCAACATTGTCTTCAAATGAATGAGTGGTGGCCAGAATTTTTAAGAagtgagggaaagagaagaaaagtaaaggaaaaataaaaaagaagagaaaatttcatAAAGGCAAGTATTATTATGTGAAACTTTGTTCAGGTTGTGTACATTTGCAAGGAAGGAGATAACATACTGTGTTCCTTACTGTGGGTCACTGTCACAAAGTGAAAAAGCCACTGTTTACGTGACTTTCCCCTTACCACTTAGCCACACTCTCCTCACTCACACTCCACAACTGAAGCCTTGTTACCAACACGTGCAAGTATATTAGAACAAGAAGCCTTCCACCAGAATGTGTTAATCACTATAATAGAGCAATTAAAAAGACACAGGAATATAGGGAGGTTAGAGGGGATGAAGGGAAtggagaggagaagaaagaaatggagaatgggaaggaggagagaaaaagatatccaaaacagaggaaggaaatagaaagaaaaggCTCCTAACTCAGggtaaggaggaaggaagaggaggaaagagaaggaaaaggaaaatttaGCATACTGCTTATGGAGGGGGTAGGGGGAACCATGGAGTGTTCCTAgttctcctgtgtattccaagAACACCTCACACAGTTTGTACCCAGTTACCTACTCATTGGACTACTGTGTGTCAGCTCTTCAAGGTTCTGCCCTCCTTGCACAGCCCTGGCAGGGACCCAAAGTGGAGGTGTGGCAGAGAAGTAGCAGATTACAGTTAAAGGACTCAGTTTAATCCTCTCTTAGCAAATTCTCTATTTAGTACTGCCAGAAATTTCTGCCTATGAAaaagctgcttaaaaaaaaagagaaagggagagagacgtCTCCCTGTTCTGAAGTCCTTAAAGAAGCCTGCCCTCTTTTGTATTTCTATTAATTACTTCTAGTATTATTCCTTAAGAATTAAGGCACAGGTTATTATTATCTTTGGTTCATAAATACTTTATATGGAactccttctctcttttcagaAGTGAATGTTACTCActtctaagtgaaaaaagcaaaagatttGATGACAGTGTCAACAAATCAACACAACATAGAGCAAAGAGAAGCTTCTCTGTGAGATTGACCatcaacaacagattttcaatagTCAAGTGAGGATTCTTCACAATAAGGTCCATCAATTAAGAGATCTTCCTATAACTTATCAGCTGATTGCACACTCTCTGCATTGCCACCTTCATTTCTTGATTCCTGAAAGTGTAAACGATAGGATTCAGGAAAGGGGTGAGAACTGCATCAAAGATGCCCAGAAACTTATCTAGGTGTATGGATGGAGACGGCCTTGTATAGAAGAATATCAAAGGAccaaagaacaaaacaacaacagtggtGTGAGCTGAAAGTGTGGACAGAGCCTTAGATAAACCAGCTGAAGAGTGTTTCTGAACACTGACCATGATGACAATATAGGAAATAATCAGTATGAAGAAGGAGCCCACAGAGATGAATCCACTGTTGGCCGTGACCATGAACTCCAGCCAGTAGGTGTCTGTGCAGGCCAGTTTGATGAAGTGAGGAAGGTCACAGTAAAAGCTGTCCAAcacattggggccacagaagggtAAGTTTACTACAAAAGCCAATTGAACCACAGAGTGAATAAGGCCAACCACCCAGGCTGACACCAAAAAAGAGATGCACATTCGTGGGCTCATGATGGTCAGGTAATGGAGAGgcttacaaatggccacatatcTGTCAAAGGCCATGGCTATGAGCAGCACCATCTCCACACCaccaatgacatggatgaagaagATCTGAACAATGCAGCCACCAAAGGAGATGACTTTGCGCTTTCTGAAAACATCATAAATCATCTTGGGGGAAGTGACAGAAGAAACACCCAAGTCAATGAAGGAGAGATTGGCCAACAGGAAGTACATGGGGGAGTGTAAGTGAGGGTCAGAAGTCACTGTAAGGACAATGAGGGAGTTGCCCATCATGCTTGCCACATAAAACAttgaggagaacacaaagaggacAAGTTGGATCTCCCAGGAATTGGACAGTCCCAGGAACACAAACTCTGATACCACAGAGTGATTTGTGCCATCCATTGGTTTTGCCGGTGGTGCTATCtaaaagaagagaacagaaagaaatataaattatgaGTATTATATTAATAATCTAGAaggctaaaagtcaaaattaTGAAACCCTATCTCctcagttgctgcaacaatgagctgaagcatagcaaGTATTGTGAGAAttgctcaggaccgggcagtgtttctttctgttgtatatatggtcGCTGTAAATCGGAACCAACCTgatgacccctaacaacaacatctacacTTTGGCATTTCATCCAGCCTTACATGCTCATGGACCCTAAAACTGTGTTTACACAGAGTAGTTGGTACCTgccatgtggagcagttctctacCAACAAGTTGACTCTGCATTTAACACCTGTGACGATTAATTTCTTCTATCAATTTATCTatctattgttagttgccgttgagttggcattgactcatgacaaccttatgtataaagTAAGGTTATAATAACTTAAAATGTCTAGGATATGGTACCCAGTTTTTAATGAATGATTAACTTTGTTGattctgtgaaggtattttgtagaggTGGTTAAAATCTCCAATGAGTTGACTTTAAATTAAGGCATTTACCATTGATAATGTGAGTGGGGGTTTCATTCAAGCAGTTGAAGGCTGTAAGAgacaaaactgaggtttcccagagAAGAATTTCTGCCTCAAAACAATAGCATCAAGTCATGCTTGAGATTCTATCCTGCAAGCCTGCCCTAAAATGTCGGACTTTCAACCCCCACAATCGAGTGATctgattccttaaaataaataccCAAATatgttaagtaacttgaccaGAATCAAATTTATTTAATGTTAGAACTAGAACTAGAACCAAGGTCCACTGA from Elephas maximus indicus isolate mEleMax1 chromosome 10, mEleMax1 primary haplotype, whole genome shotgun sequence includes:
- the LOC126084522 gene encoding olfactory receptor 4F3/4F16/4F29-like, coding for MDGTNHSVVSEFVFLGLSNSWEIQLVLFVFSSMFYVASMMGNSLIVLTVTSDPHLHSPMYFLLANLSFIDLGVSSVTSPKMIYDVFRKRKVISFGGCIVQIFFIHVIGGVEMVLLIAMAFDRYVAICKPLHYLTIMSPRMCISFLVSAWVVGLIHSVVQLAFVVNLPFCGPNVLDSFYCDLPHFIKLACTDTYWLEFMVTANSGFISVGSFFILIISYIVIMVSVQKHSSAGLSKALSTLSAHTTVVVLFFGPLIFFYTRPSPSIHLDKFLGIFDAVLTPFLNPIVYTFRNQEMKVAMQRVCNQLISYRKIS